Proteins co-encoded in one Natranaeroarchaeum aerophilus genomic window:
- a CDS encoding helix-turn-helix domain-containing protein has product MTTREANWETPLDTGGEVFELLGNSRKAWIYTYINHHAETTIQDIVETLDLPERTVYEYVDDLEAAGFIEQSNDGRPAEYVAHEIDLQLVEGDAERRITSGLVEAIARRRRDDDIDTYIDRHGLDGLAVALEYAYEYVDGSVTHQIMAREQELSSLEAGIILDALRPIVED; this is encoded by the coding sequence ATGACGACGAGAGAAGCAAACTGGGAGACCCCACTTGACACTGGTGGAGAGGTGTTTGAACTCCTTGGAAACTCACGTAAAGCATGGATATACACCTATATCAATCATCACGCGGAAACGACGATTCAGGATATTGTCGAGACACTCGATCTCCCGGAGCGAACGGTGTACGAGTACGTCGACGACCTCGAAGCCGCAGGCTTCATCGAGCAATCGAATGACGGCCGACCAGCGGAGTACGTTGCCCACGAGATCGATCTTCAGCTAGTTGAAGGGGATGCCGAGCGTCGGATTACGTCGGGGCTAGTCGAGGCAATTGCCCGTCGCCGACGTGACGACGACATCGATACGTACATCGATCGGCACGGGCTGGACGGCCTCGCTGTCGCACTTGAGTACGCGTATGAGTACGTGGACGGGAGCGTTACACATCAGATTATGGCTCGCGAACAAGAACTGTCATCTCTGGAGGCGGGTATCATTCTGGACGCGCTTCGTCCTATCGTCGAGGACTGA
- a CDS encoding transcription initiation factor IIB, translated as MAIRDIYETTFDEDVQSGPTNECPECSGAVRPDGAETVCTSCGLVVDEQQVDPGPEWRPFDDDQRVRTGAPITVARHDRGLSTEIGRVSDSTETHSPRRRRQLHRLRREHKRAKWRSKAERNLGHGLGEVRRVTSALELPETVRDRACVIFRRAHSAGLLVGRSVDGIAAASVYAGARCLQHPVTLDTVGCVARITQDRVASSYRTLNAELELPTKPMGPKAYVPKLASELDASAKVRRRAERLAEASEAVGITIGSNPVGFAGACLYLAACEEGRSLTQAEVADSADVSTTTLRSHRDALRENL; from the coding sequence ATGGCGATCAGAGACATCTACGAGACGACGTTTGACGAGGACGTACAGAGTGGACCGACCAACGAGTGTCCCGAGTGTAGTGGCGCAGTGCGGCCGGACGGGGCCGAGACCGTATGCACGTCGTGTGGATTGGTCGTCGACGAGCAACAGGTTGACCCCGGGCCGGAGTGGCGACCGTTCGATGACGATCAGCGCGTTCGAACCGGTGCGCCGATCACAGTGGCACGGCACGATCGAGGGCTCTCGACAGAAATTGGCCGTGTGAGTGACAGTACGGAGACACACTCACCAAGACGGCGCCGACAGCTCCACCGACTTCGACGTGAGCACAAGCGGGCGAAGTGGCGCTCGAAAGCGGAGCGCAACCTCGGACACGGACTTGGCGAGGTTCGTCGCGTGACAAGCGCGCTGGAGCTTCCCGAAACCGTCCGAGATCGGGCCTGCGTTATCTTCAGGAGAGCACACTCAGCGGGGCTTCTCGTGGGGCGGTCGGTCGATGGGATTGCGGCAGCCAGCGTGTACGCTGGTGCCAGGTGTCTCCAGCATCCGGTAACACTCGACACAGTGGGCTGTGTCGCTCGGATCACACAGGATCGGGTTGCGAGTTCCTACCGGACCCTGAACGCAGAACTCGAACTGCCGACGAAGCCGATGGGGCCCAAAGCCTACGTCCCCAAACTCGCCTCGGAACTGGATGCATCCGCGAAGGTACGTCGACGTGCCGAGCGCCTCGCAGAGGCATCGGAGGCAGTCGGGATCACGATCGGCAGCAATCCGGTCGGCTTTGCTGGGGCGTGTCTCTACCTGGCGGCGTGTGAGGAGGGCCGGTCCCTGACACAAGCCGAGGTTGCGGACTCGGCGGACGTCTCGACGACCACGCTTCGATCCCATCGAGACGCGCTCCGAGAGAATCTTTGA
- a CDS encoding SWIM zinc finger family protein, with the protein MNPLTQLSYTDRVAKRAQYEAYEFELVSDGVRVRNCSHADPAAHEYVVTVENGVPVACECPADEHYEGACKHRVAVAIRQPIVDAAAERQIRADGGEVSLEIETDGNSDRTDGCQCSDDPDRLPCWECVRTGRRSL; encoded by the coding sequence ATGAATCCACTCACGCAGCTTTCCTATACTGATCGTGTTGCAAAGCGCGCCCAGTACGAGGCCTACGAGTTCGAGCTTGTTTCGGATGGCGTCCGAGTGCGCAACTGTAGCCACGCCGATCCAGCAGCTCACGAGTACGTGGTAACCGTCGAGAACGGCGTGCCGGTCGCCTGTGAGTGCCCCGCGGATGAACATTATGAGGGCGCTTGCAAACATCGGGTCGCGGTCGCGATTCGACAGCCGATCGTCGATGCGGCTGCGGAGCGACAGATCCGTGCTGACGGTGGAGAGGTCTCTCTCGAGATTGAAACGGACGGTAACTCAGATCGGACGGATGGGTGTCAGTGTTCGGACGATCCGGACCGGCTTCCTTGTTGGGAGTGTGTCCGGACTGGACGGCGGAGTCTGTAG
- a CDS encoding type II toxin-antitoxin system death-on-curing family toxin → MTDDLEYPSVELILDLHRQIVAEGNTTEPGVRSEDSVASVLQYISEGFFGEVPVTIHDKAVHLMRLLVAEHPFVDGNKRTALRTVVVFYMINGYTFNYGDEIRALLHRFATDEAAVDADTAVIYFRACARRN, encoded by the coding sequence GTGACTGACGATCTCGAGTATCCCTCTGTCGAACTTATTCTTGATCTCCATAGACAGATTGTAGCAGAAGGCAATACAACAGAGCCAGGCGTTCGATCAGAGGATTCGGTTGCTTCTGTGTTGCAGTATATTTCGGAGGGCTTCTTTGGAGAGGTGCCCGTGACGATCCATGACAAAGCGGTCCATCTGATGCGCTTGCTCGTTGCAGAGCATCCATTCGTCGACGGGAACAAGCGAACAGCACTCAGGACGGTGGTCGTCTTCTACATGATCAACGGGTACACGTTCAACTACGGCGATGAAATCCGTGCCCTCTTACACCGCTTCGCAACCGACGAAGCAGCGGTCGACGCAGATACTGCAGTCATCTACTTCCGAGCCTGTGCTCGTCGTAACTGA
- a CDS encoding transcriptional regulator — translation MSKNSPNHAHDPPEDAAYPSTLRITSTPFGEHKESALDRAERWEQGEEVPHVVNFQDASRLQRILTPRRLELVRSLMEEPAESIRGLAARLDRDVRQVHDDLQILTEYRIVHLREEGGAKKPHVPYDTVKIEVELTKSLGDASESPASA, via the coding sequence ATGAGCAAGAATTCGCCTAACCATGCCCACGACCCCCCAGAAGACGCCGCGTACCCCTCGACGCTCCGCATCACGTCGACCCCATTCGGGGAACATAAAGAGAGTGCCCTGGATCGTGCAGAGCGCTGGGAGCAGGGGGAGGAGGTGCCGCACGTCGTCAACTTTCAGGACGCCAGTCGTCTCCAGCGCATCCTCACGCCACGTCGCCTGGAGCTGGTACGGAGCCTGATGGAGGAGCCCGCCGAGAGTATCCGTGGTCTCGCCGCTCGTCTCGATCGGGATGTCCGGCAAGTTCACGATGACCTCCAGATCCTGACCGAGTACCGAATCGTTCACCTCCGCGAAGAAGGAGGCGCGAAGAAACCTCACGTCCCGTACGACACGGTGAAGATAGAGGTCGAACTCACAAAATCGCTCGGTGACGCGTCCGAATCACCGGCATCGGCGTAG
- a CDS encoding RNA-guided endonuclease InsQ/TnpB family protein has protein sequence MRRTNTFEVVPQSEQDEGVLRRLLDASASLWNQLTYDRRQQFFAGDTVWYCDGYYDEYVDVLGSATTQQVTRVNDAAWRSFFETVEETDQKVSPPGYWGNQADGRDLRTYIRNDAYTINWGECSRLEVPIGSQLKDEYGFSQFERLQVAVGGAPHWQGEQGRLHLTYDDVDETYRAHQPVTVTEVEQATPTGTDIAALDIGANVLVACTTSAGNQYWYSGQEPFRQFREATERIADAKAKLPEGRNTSKRIQRLYRKRSRRRDHAVNALLRDLVERLHDDGVETIYHGDLTGVLGEYWSVEANLKARTLWAHRQCLDQLANVCEEYGIEVASISEAWTSQTCPECGERERTRRHRETLTCPCGFEGHADLVASQTLLEQATNTAVRPTARPVRFQWDDHQWSPVEGDAVGPNE, from the coding sequence ATGAGACGAACCAATACCTTCGAGGTCGTTCCCCAATCGGAACAAGACGAGGGCGTCCTCCGCCGACTCCTCGATGCGTCAGCGAGCCTCTGGAACCAGCTGACGTATGACCGCCGGCAGCAGTTCTTCGCCGGCGATACCGTCTGGTATTGTGACGGCTACTACGACGAGTACGTCGATGTGTTGGGGTCGGCGACGACTCAGCAGGTCACCCGCGTAAACGACGCTGCCTGGCGGTCGTTCTTCGAGACGGTCGAGGAAACCGATCAGAAGGTCAGTCCGCCCGGCTACTGGGGGAACCAAGCCGACGGGCGCGACCTGCGGACCTACATCCGCAACGACGCCTACACGATCAACTGGGGCGAGTGCTCCCGGCTTGAGGTCCCCATCGGCAGCCAACTCAAAGACGAGTACGGCTTCAGTCAGTTCGAACGGCTCCAGGTGGCCGTCGGCGGTGCGCCGCACTGGCAGGGCGAGCAGGGCCGCCTCCACCTCACCTACGACGACGTCGACGAGACGTATCGGGCCCACCAGCCAGTGACTGTCACCGAGGTGGAACAGGCGACGCCGACGGGGACAGACATTGCCGCGCTCGATATCGGCGCGAACGTCCTCGTGGCGTGTACAACGTCGGCAGGTAACCAGTACTGGTACAGCGGCCAGGAACCATTTCGGCAGTTCCGTGAGGCGACCGAGCGCATCGCCGACGCCAAAGCGAAGCTCCCTGAAGGTCGAAACACGAGCAAGCGTATCCAGCGGCTCTATCGGAAGCGGTCCCGCCGGCGCGACCACGCCGTGAACGCGCTCCTTCGTGATCTGGTCGAGCGACTCCACGACGACGGCGTCGAAACTATCTACCACGGCGACCTCACTGGCGTCCTGGGTGAGTACTGGTCGGTCGAGGCGAACCTCAAAGCGCGTACCTTGTGGGCGCATCGGCAGTGTCTCGACCAGCTCGCGAACGTCTGCGAGGAGTATGGCATCGAGGTGGCGTCGATCTCTGAGGCGTGGACCTCCCAGACGTGTCCAGAGTGCGGAGAACGCGAACGGACCCGTCGGCATCGCGAGACGCTGACGTGTCCGTGTGGCTTCGAGGGCCACGCGGACCTCGTCGCGTCGCAGACGCTGCTCGAACAGGCGACGAACACCGCGGTCAGGCCGACGGC